The Hevea brasiliensis isolate MT/VB/25A 57/8 chromosome 9, ASM3005281v1, whole genome shotgun sequence nucleotide sequence CCACAATGGAGAACTATTGTATAGTCCTGGAGTATCATGTCACGAGATAATTTGATACACCTAACTAATAAAATCAAaacaaatcataaatattaaaaccACATTGCTAAGTTAAAAACTCTCTTATATTTGTAATAGTTACCTTTTATATTTTCTCATTTTGTTATAGTTACTGATGAGATGTAGTTTCATCGATTGGGTATACGTAATCATCCTTGTGACATGGTTCACCAGGCTCATACAATAATACGACACCACCATGGTAGGAGttgcccagaccatagttcgtaGCGTCAATGGGGCAACCATCTGAAATCATTAATTCCAATCTTATGGGCCAcacatatattttaaatatattttaaatagttGTATTTGAAAATAAAGAACGCAGCCCAACAATATCTAGTACCAGATGTAGATTGAGAAAAATTTATAGcaacatatatataattacaagttataattatttaatttagatagagatatatttaaaatttaatgaagaattttataaaaaaaaattatacaggaAACTTTTATATAGACAgtagaataattaaaataattgtatgaatacatatttataatattttattcatttattgtaTGGAACCATCAAAAGGAAATAATGATATGTTTTAATGAATAATCTTTCATGGAGACatgactttttttttaattctgaAAAAAAAAGTACAtgactttttaataattttgtaattttagaCCATTtctcaattttattaaaaaaatttatgacattttaaaattttaaaatatctcaaattctttaaaaatagaattaaaatatttttgttcTCTTCGTGCTAAAGAGTGAATTATAAACACACTAACATGCATTAATTTAGCGGACATgaataagtaataaaaaaataatacttaCATGAAAAAttactttaaattattattatttattaatatttgtaaatattttattattttttatatggtGATTAGTAatatgaattaataaaaatagcCTATTCAATTAATCCTTATATTTatctttgattaaaaaaaaaatttacatgctTCTTCAGTTCTACTTTTTAATTACCATTCTTTTGAGACTTCACGGAGAAGATGTgtttgcttagaaaaattttagagATTCCATGAGCATTTTGCTAAtatcgaattaaattatttaatttttatctgtTAAAATTGTTTCAatgcttattaaaaaaaaaatccacatgAATAGAGTTTTTGCTAAACTACTTAAGTAAATATGTctgattaatatataaaattttttactttatattaataattattatcttttatTATGTCTTACGAAATATAACTTTATTGCacaatccacaacatttcatgccTTGGAGTAGAAGGAGACCATCTAATTCTGGAAATAATTACACaaaaacataaaaatattataaccTTCAAAGAAAATCATCAGGAAATTCATATCATCAGCCTTTCAttcatccaaccttgactgggGCTTTATTTAAATTTTGCTCAACATCTGCTGCAGTCTCTAGCAACCTTGAATCCTGCATTAAAGACTATAATCAAGAGTTAACACAGAAAGCAGTAAGATCATGTAATAGAAATTTCACTCATTCACATCTCTAAAACAATGAATTAAGCAGATTAATCTTCATATTAGCTCACAACATTAATGTTTAAGTTTGCCAATGAGAGCATTCATGGATAATTAATGAGTAATTAGAGAGAGAAACTAACCTTCTCATGCATTCCCTTCAAATTTGTTTCTGTGAAGCTTTCTCTTCAGTTGATTTGCCTTAATTGCTGATGTTACCCAAAGCTTGTCGTAGACTCTGTCAACTAACTGAAAACAAGCATACCTCCATGAGTCTTTGAAGTACAAAACGCTACAAACTCCAACAAATCCAGCCACAAAACCCATTCCCAAACCACTATAGAACCAAAGCATTTCGGAGTCATCTTTCCTCGTATTCCCAACTTTTTCATGACCTTTAGGCAATTCATCTACATCCTCTGAACAATTATTCAATGGAAATCCACAAAGTCCATTGTTGCCAATGTAGATGGATCTGTCATCTAAAGTCTGAAGTTGATTTCCCAAAGGAATTCGTCCAGAtaagtgattaaatgacaaattcAATTGGCTTAAAAAGTTCAAATCAGAAATGCTGGGTGGAATAGAGCCAGAAAGATCATTTTTAGACAAGTCCAGCGATTCTAGTGACTTTAACTTGCCAATGTTCCAAGGGATATGCCCATCTAATTTGTTTCTAGACAAATTCAGGTTTTGTAGACCTGAAAGATTCATCAACTCCTTTGGAATCTCTCCAAAAAAGTTATTTCCTGAAAGGTCAATGGAATATAGGAATCGAATTGTACTAGTATATTCAAGCTCTATCCCTTTAACATAAGCCTGAATATTCTCACCATAGCTATCTTCTTCAGAATAAACATAAGGATTATAACTAACTTGATAGTCCCAAAGTCCTCTGTTTTCGTGCATAACAATTGCAGTAAAACCACCAAAACAAGTAGGAATGGTTCCAGTCATCATGTTGTTTGCCAAGTTTAATATTTGAAGAGAAGCTAGGGAGCATAGCTGTAGAGGAATCTCACCTTCAAATTTATTGGAGTGAACATTGAGTACTTTCAATAAAGATAGGCTTTCACCTATCCACGAAGGAATAAAACCATCAAAAGCATTCATGCTAAGATCAAGAGTCTCCAAGGATTCTAGTTGTCTTAATGACATTAGGATATTTCCTTGCAGATTATTATTTTGCAGATGCAGGGAAACAAGAAATTTTTGAGAACCCAAGGACATTGGAACATGGCCACTCAGCATATTATTTGACAAATCAATGACACTTAAATATTTCAAATTTCCCCAACACGATGGTATTCGCCCTGACAGATGATTTTTCGAAAGATGGAGAATTTCTAAACTTTCAAGCCCGCATAAAGAAGCAGGAATGGTACCATTCAAATAGTTGTTGGAGAGGGATAAAAATCGCAAATTTGGCATCACTTTGCTGATGTTATGGGGAATCTGGCCATGGAGCAAGTTGTTGGAGATATCCAATATACTTGCTTCAGAATGATAATGTGTAAAAGAAGCATTGAACTTGTTCGATTTCAATAATATGTACCTAGAAATAGCCATAGGATCCGGAATACCTGCTTCAGAAGATGTGTTGAATTCCCTCAAATTCGGCAAGTTTCCAAAAACCTGATTATAAGATAGATCCAATCCTATAACATTGGAAGAAATGTTCTCAAACCAGCCAGGGATGCTATCAGAGATGCTTGCATTAGACATATGCAAAAATGCAATGCTCTTTTGTGTCTTGAGCCACTGTGGAAACCAAGGCCCTAATTTGCAAGATGATAAATCAATATTGGAAAGTTGGAAGGGAGGAACCCATTTGGGATCAATGTCAAAAACTAAAGAATTCCCACTCATAGTCAACTTAGTCAAGCCTCTGAGCTTTAAAAAGTGAAGTTCAGAAAGATTCCCTGGCAATGAATTATGACTGAAATCTAGTACGTCTAGGTTGTAAAGCTGTCCAATTGATACAGGAATCGGACCACAGAAAGAGTTGCGAGAAAGTAAAAGATATTTTAGGCATTTAAATTGTCCCAAGTTATTTGGAAGACTACCAGAAAATGAATTGTTGAAAAGATTAAGATTCTCTAAACTGTTCTGGATGCAACTGGATGAGTTGCCAAAAGGTCCAGAAATCTCACCGCTGAACTTGTTGGATTCCAAGTGTAGCTCACTCAAATTGCAAAGCTTGTTCAACGTTTTGGGAATTTTACCTTCCAGAGAATTATAAGACAGATCAAGGAAAGCAAGAGAATTAAGATTACCCATCTCAGTTGAAAGAGAGCCTCGGAAAGCACTATAACTCAGATCAAGATGTTGAAGGTTGGTAATATTAAATAACCAATTGGGGATTGTGGAATTGAAGTTGTTCCAACTAAGAGTAAGAACCTCAAGAGATGTAAGATTGACATGTGAAACATGACCAGTGATGGAAAGCCCACAAGAAGACAAATCTGATTCTAGTAGAAAAGGAAGCATGTTTATTGACTGCAACCAATTGTCACACTTGTCCAGGAGCACACTCCGCATGTTTAAGTATTTCAAAGAAGATGGAAAATGGAGGCTGTCGATAGCCAATCCATTATTAGAACTGAGATCAAGATACTGCAAGTTTGAAAGGTTTCCAAGATGAAGGGAAACCTTTCCCTGGACTGAGGCCCAGGAAAGGTCGAGCTTAACCACATGGCCAGTTATGTTCTCGCAAGTGACTTCTTCCCATCTGCAGCAGTCATCTCCTTCCCATGAAGGCAACGAGTCTGAACTGTTTATGCTGAGACTTGTCTTGAACTTGACAAGAGCTTCTCTTTCGATCTTGATACAGCTTCCATTGAAATTAGCTCCACTGCAGCAGAACAAAGCGCTTTGAAGTAGAACGAGAATGGCAAGAATCTCAACAACAGTGACCGCTGATGTTCCCATCACTTCTCAATTCAAAGAAGGAAACTTATTCTATTAGATTTCAGATACTAATTAATAGCTATTACATAAACTTATTTCTGGGATGTCTTCCACAGGAGCACTGAGTATCCAATCGATTAACAACAGGTATAATGACCAGCAAAGTCAAGAATGGTGTAGCACTTTACTTGCAACTTCTCCACTTAGAATGCCCACAGAAAAATTCAGCTGAATGGTCTACATGAGAATTATTTATTCGAATTTATCCCCTCCACCATCACTCCATTGACTACACAAGACTTGGGGTAGGTTTCTGGCCCTCACAGATAATAAAAAGACTTTGAAATATTCATCTtgtagacttagaaattgaagtcGTCCAATGCTTTTGTACCAAATTTCCAATTAAGGCATAAATTATTCCATTTCAAATTTGAAGGGAATatgttatcattctcaaattgcCACCACAGCAcaaataaaaaattcataaaaatttttgcataaaattaatttattataaattttaaaaatcaaatatataataaaatttatgtattatatttttaatttatgataaataaggtatgtaaaaaaaatttacaaaaaatatatttgagAGGGGAACAAGTGCATAAAAAGtcatgaaattttttattttttattatttatttttaaatatttataaaattttaagaaagAATTAATATGgttgatatttttaataattattaaaagaaaattatactTCACTATATAAAAATGGCATAGCATattgaatttaataattttattattttaataattttattactaaaatttattaaatttaattttaaattattttttaatactctctaattaatataattaaaaaatatatttttcttaattgCAGTTATAATAAAAATGCAAACAAATCCTAGTTTTTGTTAATTAATTCTAATTAGTTAGAATTTGTATCTTAAGTTGTCAAGTGCATTTTCAAATATAATTTGGGAACAAATTCATTGGTCTGTATGGTTacattttttgtttatttttttatttctcaaaaataaaaaaaaaatgttcattaatttagtttctaaatTTCTAAAAATGAATTACTAAttatcttctttttcttgctaTAGATAATATAACTATtcataaaataaacaaaataaactCACAATAAATAAAAGATTTCCATAatacattaattttttattaaaaattaaaaaaaactatAAATAACCAAACATCAAATCATAAATTACTCATTGTCATCAAActcaattaataattatatatattaatctcTAAGAGTTTTTATAATcacataaatataaaatttttaaattaaaatttaagaaataaagtcttgacaaaaaaattaaaaattagaaaatgcaataaaaaataataaatgtataaaatgagggaaaagaaaaaaattgtaaatGTGTGCTCATAAATATTTGTGTTGAAATCAACTTAAAAATAGCAACCATAAAATGGAAATCATGATATGTGGTCTCCAAAAGTTCAATATTATACTCTTACAACTAATATCAAGCTCATTAATATTTAATATCAAAtatataaactttaaatgaataatatttaaaaatgtgaaatcttaaatttaaatttatattaattaaagttttaattttacttttaaatttatatatttataaagatTTGTCATTGACattcaaaataaaatgaaaaggaGAAGTAATAAAGCATTATCAAAAATCTAAATCAAATGATATTTTGAAGCTGAAAATATACATGATATTTTCTGAAATTTTCTTAGAAAATAATTTTGCTTACGTCACCTACTACCCGGGCAAGGGATCATTCATGAGCAGACACTTATCTGGAAATTAGAGGTAAGAAGCAGCAAAAATAGAAAATAAGATAAatggaatttaaagaaaaatggtAGGTAGTGTTGTTTTGCAATTGGGATATTACCATTAGATACCTTTCTTTTTTGACCAAAATTAAAAAGGGCCCATTTGAAACCATTAATTTCAATCTTGTGGACTATATATTTTTATgaatcataaattttattttttttacatagGATTGTGAAACTTGAATTTATATTTATCAGATGAGTAATGTACATTCAATCACTAAAACAAATCTTATTAAATTTTATGaatcataaattaatttcaattaaatttgaaaaaaaattaatgttaaattaattaaatttaattttatataagaattttatattaaaattctataaaattaattaattt carries:
- the LOC110644815 gene encoding receptor-like protein EIX2, encoding MGTSAVTVVEILAILVLLQSALFCCSGANFNGSCIKIEREALVKFKTSLSINSSDSLPSWEGDDCCRWEEVTCENITGHVVKLDLSWASVQGKVSLHLGNLSNLQYLDLSSNNGLAIDSLHFPSSLKYLNMRSVLLDKCDNWLQSINMLPFLLESDLSSCGLSITGHVSHVNLTSLEVLTLSWNNFNSTIPNWLFNITNLQHLDLSYSAFRGSLSTEMGNLNSLAFLDLSYNSLEGKIPKTLNKLCNLSELHLESNKFSGEISGPFGNSSSCIQNSLENLNLFNNSFSGSLPNNLGQFKCLKYLLLSRNSFCGPIPVSIGQLYNLDVLDFSHNSLPGNLSELHFLKLRGLTKLTMSGNSLVFDIDPKWVPPFQLSNIDLSSCKLGPWFPQWLKTQKSIAFLHMSNASISDSIPGWFENISSNVIGLDLSYNQVFGNLPNLREFNTSSEAGIPDPMAISRYILLKSNKFNASFTHYHSEASILDISNNLLHGQIPHNISKVMPNLRFLSLSNNYLNGTIPASLCGLESLEILHLSKNHLSGRIPSCWGNLKYLSVIDLSNNMLSGHVPMSLGSQKFLVSLHLQNNNLQGNILMSLRQLESLETLDLSMNAFDGFIPSWIGESLSLLKVLNVHSNKFEGEIPLQLCSLASLQILNLANNMMTGTIPTCFGGFTAIVMHENRGLWDYQVSYNPYVYSEEDSYGENIQAYVKGIELEYTSTIRFLYSIDLSGNNFFGEIPKELMNLSGLQNLNLSRNKLDGHIPWNIGKLKSLESLDLSKNDLSGSIPPSISDLNFLSQLNLSFNHLSGRIPLGNQLQTLDDRSIYIGNNGLCGFPLNNCSEDVDELPKGHEKVGNTRKDDSEMLWFYSGLGMGFVAGFVGVCSVLYFKDSWRYACFQLVDRVYDKLWVTSAIKANQLKRKLHRNKFEGNA